From bacterium, a single genomic window includes:
- a CDS encoding BolA family transcriptional regulator, translating into MSERSEKLEAALRERLDAVHVEVVDESHLHAGHAGAREGGGHFRAFVVSERFEGQTRVQAQRKVFDAVATEMNEWIHALSLRTLTPAQWDARSKT; encoded by the coding sequence ATGAGCGAGCGAAGCGAAAAACTCGAAGCGGCGCTTCGAGAGCGACTGGATGCGGTTCATGTCGAAGTAGTAGACGAGAGCCACCTCCACGCCGGGCACGCCGGCGCCCGCGAAGGCGGCGGCCACTTCCGCGCGTTCGTAGTCTCGGAACGTTTCGAAGGCCAGACGCGAGTACAGGCCCAGCGGAAGGTCTTCGACGCTGTGGCGACTGAGATGAACGAGTGGATCCATGCCCTTTCACTGCGCACACTGACACCCGCTCAGTGGGACGCGAGGAGCAAGACGTGA